CCATCGCCATGGGCGCGTACTCGCTCGGCCAATTGATCGCTTCGCCATTCTGGGGACGCCTGAGCGATCGTATTGGCCGCAAGCCGATTCTAATTATCGGACTTATCGGTGGCGCGATTTCGTACCTGCTGCTGTCACGCGCCGAGAGCGTGGAGACACTCGGCGCCGCACGCCTGTTCGGGGGTCTGATGGCTGGCAATGTTGGCGCCGCGTTTGCCGCCGCCGCCGATCTGGCCGACGACCGCACGCGCGCGCGCAATATGGGTCTGCTCGGCGCCGCTGTTGGTTTGGCATTCATCGCAGGCCCAGCGCTCGGAGCGTTGCTGATCGGGGGTGAACCCGATCGCGCCGGCTTCGAACGTATCTGCGTGATTTCCGCTGGCTTCGCCGCGGCCGCGGCATTGCTTGCGCTGCTGTTCTTCCGAGAGACGCGGAACGCGGCGGCGCTCGATTCCGCGCCACGCGCGCGCCGGATCGCCATGCTGATGTCGCGCCCCGCGCTGACGCGCTTCGTCGCGGTGATGCTCTTGGTGATCGCCGCGCAGGCATTGATGGAAACCACGTTCGGCTTGTGGGCCGATGTTGAGCTGAATTGGGGGCCACGCGAAGTCGGCTGGACGCTCGCAGCACTCGGCTTCGGCGCGGTGCTGCTGCAAGGCGGTGGCGCCGGCCGTGCGGCGCGCGTGTTGGGCGAGCGTTTGATGTTGCTGATCGGCTTGGTGCTCTGCGCAGCTGGCTTCGGCGGCCTCGCAGTGACGCATGAGCTAGGGACACTGATCGCGGCAATGGCCGCA
This window of the alpha proteobacterium U9-1i genome carries:
- a CDS encoding tetracycline resistance protein, producing the protein MKSTGSLVALVAVVLVGMTGFGVFLPIFPFLALDLGATPTATTIAMGAYSLGQLIASPFWGRLSDRIGRKPILIIGLIGGAISYLLLSRAESVETLGAARLFGGLMAGNVGAAFAAAADLADDRTRARNMGLLGAAVGLAFIAGPALGALLIGGEPDRAGFERICVISAGFAAAAALLALLFFRETRNAAALDSAPRARRIAMLMSRPALTRFVAVMLLVIAAQALMETTFGLWADVELNWGPREVGWTLAALGFGAVLLQGGGAGRAARVLGERLMLLIGLVLCAAGFGGLAVTHELGTLIAAMAALTLGLGLATPALNALIAEQAGETERGAVMGLSQSASALGRVAGPLGAGAIFDVWGSAAPFVAGAIVVLAALFVALGEPIARQAPSRG